The following nucleotide sequence is from Pseudomonas putida S13.1.2.
GCCCTGCTTGCCGTTGGCTGGCTAGGCTAGCGGGCCAACCGCAGAGACTCGCCATGTCGGATTCCCGCTCCATCACGCTGGATGAAATCGATCGCCAGCTGATCGCCCTGCTGCAAATCAACGCCCGCGAAAGCGTCGCCACCCTCGCGCGTCAGCTGGGCATCGCCCGCACCACCGTCAACTCGCGCCTGGAACGGCTGGAGAAGAACAAGGTCATCTCAGGCTATGGCGTGCGCCTGGGTCAGAGTGTGATAGGTGGCGGGCTGCAAGCGTACGTGGGGATCAAAGTGCAGCCGCGCTCCGGGAAGGAAGTGGTACGCCGCCTGAGTGCCATGGGCCAGGTGCAGCAGCTGTGTGCGGTAAGCGGCGAATTCGACTATGTGGCCTGGCTGCGTACAGACTCGCCCGAGCAACTGGACCAGCTGCTCGACCAGATCGGCAGTGTCGACGGGGTGGAGAAAACCACCACGTCGATCATTCTCAGCAGCAAGGTGGATCGCGGTCAGCCAATCTGAGCGACACCCTCCAGCACCGTCAAATATCTAGAGTGGAACGCTGTATCGACCGATCGAGGCCTGTTCCTGCGTTACTTGCTGCAATTCATTCGTGCTTAGGCGCAGCGTCAATGCGTAATAGGCTGGCTAGAGGCAGGATTGACAGGCCTCACCACCTCTCCCAAACTATACGCAGATAACGTACACAGAATGGACGCCGTTTTTGTTGAGCTTCCCCCGTTCGAACGTCATCGTCCCAGTTACCTGAGCGACGAAGACTTTCGCTCCATGCAACAGTTCTTGTTGAAGAATCCGCTTGAGATTTGCTCCAAGGCACAGGAGGCCTCCGGAAGCTGCGATTTTCGGACTCCCAACGCCAGAAGGGCAAGCGAGGCGGCATCCGCGTCATCTACTACTTCTGGCTTCCGGGGACTCAATTCTGGCTGTTTACCCTATACGGCAAAGACATGCAGGATGACTTGACCGACTCCCAGCGAAAAGCTCTGAGAACCATGCTCGAACGCGAATACCTGTCGAGGACCCACCATGCCACGCAACCTGTTCACTGAACTCACTGAAGGCTTCGACGCCTTGGCCGAAGAACGCCAAGGCAAGAAGACCCTGCGCTCGCACAAAGTCAGCTTCATCGAACTGGCCCCCTTGGCGCCTAATGAACTGTTGGAACTGCGCCAGCGCCTCAACATGTCCAGGGCACTGTTCGCGAACTGTCTACGGACCAACGCCAGAACACTGGAGAACTGGGAGCAAGGCCGTTCCAGACCTAACGCACAGGCTGTTGCGCTCATTCGCCTTGTGCAGAAATACCCCGAGACCGTGGATCACCTGGCATCCCTTATCTGATTCATCATAATTGATCTTTTATTAGTAAATATGACGAGTAAAGCTACATTCAGACACCACTCTGAACCTTAATTACGAACGCCCCACTCCCTAAAATGACCGCCAGGCATCTCCTATACTCAGGCTCCGCTCCCCGCGCAGCCCCTCTGGCAAGGTCACTTCATGAACAAGAAAAACCGCCACCCCGCCGACGGCAAGCAGCCCATCACCATCTTTGGCCCCGACTTCCCCTTCGCCTTCGACGACTGGCTGGAACACCCCGCAGGCCTGGGCAGCATTCCAGCCGAGCGCCAGGGTGAAGAAGTGGCCATCGTGGGTGCCGGTATCGCCGGCCTGGTGGCCGCCTACGAGCTGATGAAGCTGGGCTTGAAGCCGGTGGTGTACGAGGCCTCCAAGCTGGGTGGCCGGCTGCGTTCGCAAGCCTTCAACGGCACCGACGGGATCATCGCCGAACTCGGTGGCATGCGCTTCCCGGTGTCGTCCACCGCCTTCTACCACTACGTGGATAAGCTGGGCCTGGAAACCAAGCCCTTCCCCAACCCCCTGACCCCGGCCTCGGGCAGTACAGTGATCGACCTGGAAGGCCAGACCTACTACGCCGAAAAAACCACCGACCTGCCCAAGCTGTTCCACGAAGTGGCCGACGCCTGGGCCGATGCCCTGGAAAGTGGCGCCCAGTTCGCCGACATCCAGCAAGCCATCCGCGACCGGGATGTACCGCGCCTGAAAGAACTGTGGAACAAGCTGGTCCCCCTGTGGGATGACCGCACCTTCTACGATTTCGTCGCCACCTCGCGCTCGTTCGCCAAACTGAGCTTCCAGCACCGCGAAGTGTTCGGCCAGGTCGGCTTTGGCACCGGCGGCTGGGACTCGGACTTCCCCAACTCGATGCTGGAAATCTTCCGCGTGGTGATGACCAACTGCGACGACCATCAACACCTTGTCGTCGGCGGTGTGGAGCAGGTGCCGCAAGGTATCTGGCGCCATGTGCCGGAGCGCTGCGCCCACTGGCCGCAGGGCACCAGCCTGAGCGGCCTGCATGGCGGCGCGCCGCGCACCGGGGTCAAGCGCATTGCCCGTGCCGCCGATGGCCGCCTGGCGGTCACCGACAACTGGGGCGACACCCGGCACTACGGCGCCGTGCTCGCCACCTGCCAGACCTGGTTGCTGACCACCCAGATCGACTGCGAGGAGTCGCTGTTCTCGCAGAAGATGTGGATGGCCCTGGACCGCACCCGCTACATGCAGTCGTCGAAGACATTCGTCATGGTCGACCGGCCGTTCTGGAAGGACAAGGATCCGCAAACCGGCCGCGACCTGATGAGCATGACCCTCACCGACCGCCTCACCCGCGGCACCTACCTGTTCGACAACGGCGACGACAAGCCGGGGGTGATCTGCCTGTCCTACGCCTGGATGAGCGACGCGCTGAAGATGCTGCCGCACCCGGTGGAAAAGCGCGTGCAACTGGCCCTGGATGCGCTGAAGAAGATCTACCCCAAGACCGATATCGCCGGGCACATCATCGGCGACCCGATCACCATCTCCTGGGAGGCCGACCCGCACTTCCTCGGCGCCTTCAAGGGCGCACTGCCGGGCCACTACCGCTACAACCAGCGCATGTACGCGCACTTCATGCAGCAGGACATGCCCGCCGAGCAGCGCGGCATGTTCATTGCCGGTGACGACGTGTCGTGGACCCCGGCGTGGGTGGAAGGAGCAGTGCAAACGTCGCTGAATGCGGTGTGGGGTATCATGAACCACTTCGGTGGCCAGACCCACCCGGACAACCCCGGCCCGGGCGATGTGTTTGACGAGATCGGCCCGATCGCCCTGGCAGACTGATACAAGGAGGCACCATGCGCATTGCTCTGTTCCAGGGCGCCCCCCAGGCATTGGACGTGCCCGGCAACCTGCAACGGCTGCGCCACCAGGCGCAGCTGGCAGCCGAACGCGGCGCTCAGCTGCTGGTGTGCCCGGAAATGTTCCTGACCGGCTACAACATCGGCCTGGCCCAGGTCGAGCGGCTGGCCGAAGCCGAGGATGGCCCGGCGGCGATGGACGTGGTGGAGATCGCCCAGGCGCACCGCATCGCTATCGTCTATGGCTACCCCGAGCGTGGTGATGATGGGGCGATCTACAACAGTGTGCAGTTGATCGATGCGCACGGCCGCAGCCTGAGCAACTACCGCAAGACCCACCTGTTCGGGGATCTGGACCGCTCGATGTTCAGCCCTGGCCCCGACCACTTCCCGGTGGTGGAGCTGGACGGCTGGAAAGTCGGCCTGCTGATCTGTTACGACATCGAGTTCCCGGAGAACGCCCGACGCCTGGCGCTGGACGGTGCCGAGCTGATCCTGGTGCCAACGGCGAACATGACCCCGTACGACTTCATCTGCCAGGTGACCGTGAGGGCGCGGGCGCAGGAAAACCAGTGCTACCTGGTGTATGCCAATTATTGCGGCTCGGAAGACGAGATCCAGTATTGCGGGCAGAGCAGCATCATCGGCCCGGATGGCAGCTTGCTGGCCATGGCCGGGCGGGATGAATGCCTGTTGCTGGCGGAACTGGAGCACGAGCGGGTGGTGCAGGGGCGGGAGGCATTTCCTTACCTGACAGACCTGCGCCAGGCGTTGCACCTGCGTAAGCGCTGACGCCCCATTCGCGGGCATGCCCGCTCCCACAGGATGGGTGTCAGTCTGCAAGCCACACGATACCTGTGGGAGCGGGCGCGCCCGCGAAGAGGCCGGGCCTGCTCACACAAATGGGTTAGCATGAACACCTGCCCGGAGTTCCCATGCCTGACACCACCCGCCACCTCACCCTCGCCAACGGCCTGCAGCTGTCCCTGCGCCACGCCCCGCGCCTTAAACGCTCGGCCGCCGCATTGCGGGTGCACGCGGGCAGCCATGACGCTCCCGCCCAATGGCCCGGCCTGGCCCACTTCCTCGAACACCTTTTCTTCCTCGGCACCGCGCGGTTCCCCCTGGACGACGGCCTGATGCGCTACGTGCAAGCTCTCGGCGGCCAGGTCAACGCCAGCACCCGGGAACGCGCCACCGATTTTTTCTTCGAAGTCCCGACCAATGCCTTGTCCGGAGGGCTTGAGCGCCTGTGCCAGATGCTGACCGAACCGGACCTGGGCATCGAGCGCCAACGCCGCGAACGCGAAGTGATCCACGCCGAGTTCATTGCCTGGTCGCGCAACCCGCAGGCTCAGCAGCAGTTCGCCTTGCTGCAATCGGTGTCGCCAGGCCATCCGCTAGGCGCTTTTCACGCCGGTAACCGGCATACCCTGGCCTTGCAGAACCCTGCCTTCCAGCAAGCCCTCGAAGGCTTTCACCAACGGTATTACCAGGGCGGCCAGATGACCCTGAGCCTGTGTGGCCCACAGTCGCTGGATGAACTGGAACAGCTGGGCAGGCAGCATGCCAGCTTGTTCGCAACGGGCACGCATGCGCCACAAACGCTGCCGCCGCCACTGTCGCCACCGAACGCGCGCCTGGTGTTCACCCATGAAAAGCTCCCGGCAGGTACCGAGCAGGCCCTCGAGCTACTGATCAGTTGCCTGGACGACAACCGCCCAGGTACCTGGCTGCATGCGCTGCGCCAACGTGGCTGGCTGCAAAGCTTCAAGGCCGAGATGCTCTACAGCTTCGCCGGGCAGTTACTTTGGCACATCGACCTGCAGCTCAGCGCAAGCGCCAACACGGACGAAGCAGATGCCCTGCTGCAAGGTTGGTTCAGCTTCATCCGCCAGGCCGACCTTGAGCAGATGAACCACGCATTCGGCCTGCTGCAGCGCAGCCGCGAACGCAACGCCGGCGCGCTTGAGTTGGCCCGCCGGGACAGCACGGGCCAGCCGTTCGCCAACCTCGACGCGCAAGGCCTGCAAGCCCTCAGTTCACTGCTCAAGGGCCTGCCGGGCCAAGCGCATGGGCAATGGCAACTGCCCCCGGTCGACCCCTTGCTGATGGCAGATTTACCCAATGCCCCCACGCAACCTCTACCGGCGGCCCTGAAGACCAGCAACCTGCTGCCTGGGACTCGTCAGTACGCCGCGCTTTACCTGCGCTGGCACGTGCCTTCGTCCTTGCGCCAGCGCTTGCAGGGCGTGCTGGAACAGGCGCTGGCGCCACTGCAGGAGCGCTGCGAGCGCGCGTCGGTGCAACTGCTGTTCAGTGCCGTTGGCGAATACTGGCAATTGCGCTGCGCCGGGCAACCGGCAGCTGTGCTTCGGGCAGTGGAGCAGGCCTTGGCCCTGATGCTCAACCCAGCAACCAGTTGCTGGCAGCCCAGCACGGCGACGCCACCACCACTGATCCCGATCAGGGCCTTGCTCAAGCAACTGCCCGACGCGGTACTGGGCGCCCAACCCGCAAATGCGCCTGCCGGGATGCCGACGCAGTCGCAACTCGACAGCCTGTGGCAGGACGCCCACTGGCATGGCCTTGCCACTGGCTTCGACAATGCTGCTCTGGCCGCCTTGGGGGCTGCGTTGCTGCACTGCCCTGGGCAAGGCTTGTTGCCTGGTCCCCTGCCCACATGGGCCGGACACCGTTGGCAGCACGCCGACGTGCCGGGTAGTGAGCACGCATTGCTGCTGTTCTGCCCGCTACCTGCAGCCAGCGAAGCCAGCGGGCGGCTGCTCGCGCAACTGCTGCAAGGGCCGGTTTACCAACGGCTGCGGGTAGAGCTGCAACTGGGCTACGCGGTATTCAGTACCTTTCGTCAGGTCGAGGGCGTTGGCGGCCTCCTGTTCGGCGTGCAGTCGCCGCATACCCGTCAGGCGCAGATTCTCGAGCACCTGCTTGCCCTCCTGCGTCAAGGCATCACGCTGGATCCGGGCGCTCGCCTAGCCTTGGCGGGGCAGTTCGACGAGCCCGCCATGGCCAACGCCGAGGTTGCCGAATGGGCATGGCAGACACACCTGGCTACACAACCCGGAACGCTGGATGAGCTGCGCGGGGCTATCTTGAAGACGCGGCAGACGGATCTGGACCAGCTGCTGGGCACCCTGCTCGATAAGGATTGCCCTTGGCTCTGCTTGGCCAACGCTGCCGCGCCAGCCCTTGAATGGCAGTGAACAACCTCCCGATTGTTACGCCAACTGCAACGGCGCTTTTCGAATAATTAACCTTTCGGTACAAATTTTTCTTGTAAGATAGCGCAATCCCAGTTTCAGGGAACTGCCAGCCCATGGCGGTACCCAAGTAGTAGCTGAGCAACCCAACCCTCATTCGGAAGGAGTAATTCCATGTGGACCAAACCTGCTTACACTGACCTGCGTATCGGTTTCGAAGTCACCATGTACTTCGCAAGCCGCTAAGCCAGGCTTGCGCCTCAACGCCTCGGCCCGCCGGGGCGTTTTCGTTTTTACGACACGGTTTTCTGCATAGAGAGTGGCCATGTACATCCAGGTTCTCGGCTCCGCCGCCGGTGGCGGGTTCCCGCAGTGGAACTGCAACTGCGTCAACTGCAAGGGCTACCGTGACGGCACCCTGCGGGCCACGGCGCGCACCCAATCGTCCATCGCCCTGTCCGACGACGGCGTGCACTGGGTGCTGTGCAATGCCTCGCCCGACATCCGCGCCCAGCTGCAGGCCTTTGCGCCGATGCAGCCGGCCCGTGCCCTGCGCGACACCGGCATCAATGCCATCGTCCTGCTGGACAGCCAGATCGACCACACCACCGGCCTGCTCAGCCTGCGTGAGGGCTGCCCGCACCAGGTGTGGTGCACCGACATGGTCCACCAGGACCTCACTACAGGTTTCCCGCTGTTCAACATGCTCAGCCACTGGAACGGTGGCCTGCAGTGGAACCGCATCGAGCTGGAAGGCAGCTTCGTG
It contains:
- a CDS encoding Lrp/AsnC family transcriptional regulator gives rise to the protein MSDSRSITLDEIDRQLIALLQINARESVATLARQLGIARTTVNSRLERLEKNKVISGYGVRLGQSVIGGGLQAYVGIKVQPRSGKEVVRRLSAMGQVQQLCAVSGEFDYVAWLRTDSPEQLDQLLDQIGSVDGVEKTTTSIILSSKVDRGQPI
- the pqqA gene encoding pyrroloquinoline quinone precursor peptide PqqA, with product MWTKPAYTDLRIGFEVTMYFASR
- a CDS encoding flavin monoamine oxidase family protein; its protein translation is MNKKNRHPADGKQPITIFGPDFPFAFDDWLEHPAGLGSIPAERQGEEVAIVGAGIAGLVAAYELMKLGLKPVVYEASKLGGRLRSQAFNGTDGIIAELGGMRFPVSSTAFYHYVDKLGLETKPFPNPLTPASGSTVIDLEGQTYYAEKTTDLPKLFHEVADAWADALESGAQFADIQQAIRDRDVPRLKELWNKLVPLWDDRTFYDFVATSRSFAKLSFQHREVFGQVGFGTGGWDSDFPNSMLEIFRVVMTNCDDHQHLVVGGVEQVPQGIWRHVPERCAHWPQGTSLSGLHGGAPRTGVKRIARAADGRLAVTDNWGDTRHYGAVLATCQTWLLTTQIDCEESLFSQKMWMALDRTRYMQSSKTFVMVDRPFWKDKDPQTGRDLMSMTLTDRLTRGTYLFDNGDDKPGVICLSYAWMSDALKMLPHPVEKRVQLALDALKKIYPKTDIAGHIIGDPITISWEADPHFLGAFKGALPGHYRYNQRMYAHFMQQDMPAEQRGMFIAGDDVSWTPAWVEGAVQTSLNAVWGIMNHFGGQTHPDNPGPGDVFDEIGPIALAD
- the pqqF gene encoding pyrroloquinoline quinone biosynthesis protein PqqF, which produces MPDTTRHLTLANGLQLSLRHAPRLKRSAAALRVHAGSHDAPAQWPGLAHFLEHLFFLGTARFPLDDGLMRYVQALGGQVNASTRERATDFFFEVPTNALSGGLERLCQMLTEPDLGIERQRREREVIHAEFIAWSRNPQAQQQFALLQSVSPGHPLGAFHAGNRHTLALQNPAFQQALEGFHQRYYQGGQMTLSLCGPQSLDELEQLGRQHASLFATGTHAPQTLPPPLSPPNARLVFTHEKLPAGTEQALELLISCLDDNRPGTWLHALRQRGWLQSFKAEMLYSFAGQLLWHIDLQLSASANTDEADALLQGWFSFIRQADLEQMNHAFGLLQRSRERNAGALELARRDSTGQPFANLDAQGLQALSSLLKGLPGQAHGQWQLPPVDPLLMADLPNAPTQPLPAALKTSNLLPGTRQYAALYLRWHVPSSLRQRLQGVLEQALAPLQERCERASVQLLFSAVGEYWQLRCAGQPAAVLRAVEQALALMLNPATSCWQPSTATPPPLIPIRALLKQLPDAVLGAQPANAPAGMPTQSQLDSLWQDAHWHGLATGFDNAALAALGAALLHCPGQGLLPGPLPTWAGHRWQHADVPGSEHALLLFCPLPAASEASGRLLAQLLQGPVYQRLRVELQLGYAVFSTFRQVEGVGGLLFGVQSPHTRQAQILEHLLALLRQGITLDPGARLALAGQFDEPAMANAEVAEWAWQTHLATQPGTLDELRGAILKTRQTDLDQLLGTLLDKDCPWLCLANAAAPALEWQ
- a CDS encoding helix-turn-helix domain-containing protein, with the translated sequence MPRNLFTELTEGFDALAEERQGKKTLRSHKVSFIELAPLAPNELLELRQRLNMSRALFANCLRTNARTLENWEQGRSRPNAQAVALIRLVQKYPETVDHLASLI
- a CDS encoding carbon-nitrogen hydrolase family protein; this encodes MRIALFQGAPQALDVPGNLQRLRHQAQLAAERGAQLLVCPEMFLTGYNIGLAQVERLAEAEDGPAAMDVVEIAQAHRIAIVYGYPERGDDGAIYNSVQLIDAHGRSLSNYRKTHLFGDLDRSMFSPGPDHFPVVELDGWKVGLLICYDIEFPENARRLALDGAELILVPTANMTPYDFICQVTVRARAQENQCYLVYANYCGSEDEIQYCGQSSIIGPDGSLLAMAGRDECLLLAELEHERVVQGREAFPYLTDLRQALHLRKR